DNA sequence from the Pseudochaenichthys georgianus chromosome 8, fPseGeo1.2, whole genome shotgun sequence genome:
ttcttcttcttcttcttcttcttcttcttcttcttcttcttcttcttcttcttcttcttcttctcttcttcttcttcttctttttttcttcttcttcttcttcttctcttcttcttccttcttcttcttcttcttcttcttcttcttcttcttcttcttcttcttcttcttcttcttcttcttcttcttcttcttcttcttcttcttcttcttcttcttcttcttcttcttcttcttcttcttcttcttcttcttcttcttcttcttgaaaCAGGACCgataagtttcaaatttgtccagtcaaattaattctgtccggacatttgaccggcaagaaaaaatcctagcggaaaccctgcttcACATCTGAACAGATTTCTATagttttatttaatacaactatTAATTGTGACTTAACATACTCCTGATATAACACCCGATTTACTCCTTTTTAAAGATCGATTCGATTTATTGAGCCACAAAATTACAATAAGTAGGTTTACAAGATCATTTCAACATGTGCATGAAACAAAAGTTTTTAAAGAAAGTGaggaaaaataaacaaaagtgTTCTGAGACGTttaatctgatttgtaaaataagTGCCCCGAGCGTTGAGTATAGAGACAATTAATTGAAATGGTTATAATTTGGATAATTGGTAGTTTTTCAGTTATGACCAGGACtaaagttttgtttttttaatatgcAATATCTTCATAGCAGTTTTACTATGTGGACATTTTCCCCCTGAGGAcggcaaagattttttttttttttattcaacaaaaaatttCTCAGTAAAcctttgtgttttattgttgaACAATAAACCTGGCTACTGATTATGACTCAAGGCTATTTTGTAAAATGCAAAAACAATTACAGCTTGTTTGCATATAAAACCGTTAATCCTTCAatatacaatacatttaaaataaaaaggacaaaAGCATAAAATAAGGCAAAATACATTCAATTTGAATGCAGGATTAagaaataatatatttaaaacgGAATGGAAAATCAAATATTGTCTGGTAGAATAAAGGCTGTTCTAATATATGATAAATTATAGATGATGATGGTgtcccttcccccccccccgcagatCAGCTGAAGTCTGTGATGGAACAGGTGTTGGACTTCGCGCTGCACGAGCTGACGAAGATCGTGGAGGCTTCGTTTGACGACCTGCTGCTGGAGATCACCAAGATGGAGAGCGAGCAGCAGCTGCTGGAGGAGAGGATGGACAAGGGGAGAGGCGGAGCTGGGGGTCGGAGGAGGGGATCTGAGAACGACTCGGTGTCCCCCAGTGGGTCTGATGACACCCAGGAGGAGCTGGCCGAGGGCCCCGTGTCCAAGGAGACGCCACAGGCAGATGGTGAGCCCCCCCATTCAATTTAACTGAGGGCCACACTTGAAAATGGAAATCGGATATGTAAACATAggaaacatatatattttaacgactcgtcagcagcagctgatctctctctcccgtcagattagaattcactcgcgtttatgtccatatcgatcagatccagctcgttctagctaatgatagactacctgcttattaaaagacaactacacaataagtgtcgctatgcaactgggtgaggccacaaagtatagcgcagcattatgcatttgtttacatgcccaccggaaccccgaggcattaccaacagatcaccgcacaatcaacccatacaggacatctctttctccacattaagtgttagacattagagttgactcttcttgtctgtcacataagtggcgcaactgaagcggtattgtgccaaggggaaattattttgaccggacattttgaccggagagatttggatttgccggtcttcagcatattttaccggtcaaAGTTCGGTAATTAACGGAAACTCTGTTTGggactttaataataataataaaaagtgtaaaaaaaaaacaagaggcCCCATTATGctctttggggttttccctttcctataGTGTGTTGGATAGGTTTGTTGTCCACCTCCATTGCAGGCCTCAGAACTTTAGTTTGACACGCGTGCTCCAGGCAGGTTCCGTGGaaggaaatgcatcaatctCGTTCACATTAAGAGCAAAATGAGGAggctagaccagtggttctcaaactttgttCAATAATgcaccccctttgaaaaaaagatTCAGCCAAGTACCGCCTGATCAGCGCAGAAACAATTTAGGGAAGAAacgcctatataaagaggtacagtgcagcgctgcaccatcagtgtctgactTATTAAAACAtcaaccttgtaactgagaaacacttaaatgctacatttcaaatgtttacaatccatcactaaattcatggcaaacccattttaacatcatgcaataacactaagacgacattagttgcatttaaCTGACCTTTTTCATAAGTTGTACTtggtgagaaacatgggctcgAGCTTCACTGAGgagctttgtcattctgacagggaggcaaactgcagttattacacttcgccttttgaaatatgtgtaactgttaatataaaacccacactgctcacactttgtaacttttcctaaaattggtatatttatttatttatttcggggcgtggggaatgaagagaaacaaatatatgagcatgggattttgacccctcatataaacatatgcataatgctgcgctatactttgcggccacacgccgttgccaagcaacgcttattgtttaggtcctttgataagcaggcagtcatatcattaactagaactagctcgatctgatagatttggacataaacgcgggtgaagtctaaccggacgcgagagagagatcagatcagctgctgctgacggagaacacgcagctctgcatgatcacagctcccccgctgtgacggaccgctgAGCGGAGCAAAATGAAATACACTAAGAGCTAGACCTtacacacttagctagtttatctactctggaactagctaaactagttataaatatatgcattctttactgtcgggtcacttattacaggttcagcgagctgcacgagactgacgggctgtcaggagagggagaggaaaagagattttattatccagaatttcTGTAAACCTTTTAATAAAGTAGTTCATCTACTATTagcagtttgtttaaatgcattacttatgttgtttttttcatgaacataaaataaatctcacgtaccccctgcagtactccaacgtacccctaggggtccgcgtacccccatttgagaaccactgggctaGACCTATGGAGAGCTTTGCCACATTCATCCGAGCCTTTCCGAGCAGACCTTGAGGAGTTTGCTGCGCCTTGACACAGACAGACTACCAGGGCCTGACTGATctagtccccaactccggggacttcgggtggccgTATACGCCGttaagttgtttgcggcctgccagtaaacccaaagcagaagaagaagtgacgtcagtggctccctcagggacttattctggtgtgaacgcgatttactagatagttccaggaaataaaagttccgggaactattcctgggaaaagtacttggtgtgaaagcgccaaATGGGCCCTCTCTTTTTACATGATGACAGTACAGAGTTTCATCATTCCCGCCTTCTCTCCTCTTTTCCTCCTCCTTCCTCTTTTATCTTCCCCCTCAGACTTGGGGCGCCCCCCTGTCCTCTCCGTCGCTCAGGACTGGGTTCCCATCCTGGACAAGGTCTTTGGTCAGAAGTGGTGCAGCGACGTGTGGCAGATAAAGGAGATGGATGGAGAGGGGGGGGCCGGTACAGGACGGGGTCTGGGTGAGGGCCGGGTCGAGTACGCGGCCCCCCTCTCCAACCGCTCTGTCACCCTGgagccctccccctcctccccccagcAGGACCCCCGTTGGACCCCTCTGGAGGACATGGAGGTGTTTTCTCCAGATGAGGAGGCTGCAGGCAGTCAGAGGGACACCTCGGGCCCCCGACATGGACACCCCCACAGCCCCACAGGTGAGCCCGAACTCCTTCGGCTGTGTGACAGGAAACCCACCctctgcacacaaacacataaacgGAAACATCACACACCTGAGAGGCCAGGGTGCTGcgtaatgaaaagtaaactataaTCTTAAACCATTTTGAACAAGTTAAACTTAACCAGGATGAAAAGCAACATAGTTTCAGCTGCAAAGTTCAGGAAGAAAGTCAAAAAGAAAAAACTCTGACTGTGTGAACGACTAAACTAACTGTTTTGTGGCCAAATATCACTGCTCCATCACACATGGAAGTATTGTAATTTAGCAAGATAACACTTATCCAGTGTGCACGCTGTGAGACAGCCACACACAGCTCAGGAGCTGACACACACtcgagtagggttgggtatcgtttgaatttccacgattctgattccgattccacttttcgattccggttcttaacggttctcaattccgattctttgaggggcagggtaaaaaaatgatacatgcttcttccaccaaaaaaattacatttattcgagaaacttttacacaggttagtttacagtaatattcacatgaatcagtctgtttatattcactgctatgtaactttaacctgagaaccactgaagccacaacagtgcaacagtccaacttttaaagaacagttcttgttgagaaaaaccagcacatctgccttctcaggcatacagggaagaaaggtttgaacattttgaagtaaaatgcttcaatctggtgcactttaagcagaattactagactagatctagggggtacaactctaaacacccatatgaaaaagatcggtttacattttaataatttaataagtatgtgaacataaccagtaacctaccatagccaataacaaatacatgtaacgtattttagttttgttgttcattcatatcttattttacaattttatttatgcatatttttttatctccagtttaaaacgatatgtctggtttactgtcctatagtatacattggaatgatttcaaacctgttttatcccaataattataaaggagtgccttggaaatatgtgtttacataaattgtgatcaccaaacgtttgagacccactgagataacttagactaaagtgagctgcgggcgccagataagccaacatcccccattttcatcacttgcagccaggggcggactgggactacaaatcagcccgggactctcgaccggcccacttcggtaccgccggcccaccgcaatttactagcggtagacattaagggtaaataatgtctaccgggccggtggacttgtgttatcactggccccaccattgtaacctctGGCCCGGAGTATTCGTCCAAAAAATAAAGATCgactaatgaagaaaattaacacatttgttgcaatagtaatgtatgcaccaactacattactacttgtactacaacattttaatcatcagttcttcctcattttcctcaattgttcatatttggtttattaaaataatgatattgtggtcattgtcaaaaaatgtctgctattattattattattattattattattatttgtataatgcactttctgccttcctgtcattaggagttagacatgtaatggccatgtaattgatttgattagaacctgagccttcattatcctaaactgctgggacatttcgccaatacctttatattgtctactcttcacttacttgtcagcataggtcggcattgatgcacagagccgacagaagaccttgtttatattggcatcatattgagaggtgcagtgacgcgtcctgaaaccaggaagtaagctgctggttccctcgacaagggttttggaaaatagctggaaataaggtctgtggaaaacaaacctgtttgataaatgcacgttttgttcagccggataatctccacatgtctaccctacttttataattttcgaatcataaatctaatcgatagattataaaagggttttaggacgcggcactgcagccaactccatcaagcagactgaaactttctctccctcttcttctcatactccctgtcactctcctttaactcctccggtgactttcttttatttgaagattgttttttgcccggcgcttggccggttaccgctggtattaaaaacatttggcgaatggtcaggtggcgcgatagtctgtagtgaaggagcgcgctcacgggagcctgctcccgctgcgctccgcagcaaacagctgtttgcttttcacccaacaacgacaagcgactcacgaaacgcgatgttgtagcgttgataaacaaaacaatttaactaaattgctagtcaaaataccaataccacaggaccattttttttaaagcaatatttttagtggcccgagcgggcaagtggaaagtacgttatgctggcctggggtgtctaaatagtgcttccgggccatttaatgtcgagccctgccggttaccggccggcccacatcgtccgaccggcccacttcagtaccggcccatcgggattcgtctcgaacgtcccgatggccagtccgcccctgcttgcagcgcccatcgtacagggcgaatgaaacgtgtaaccggggtgaaaaagggtgttacatttacttaattatgaatgttgttacatcaaggccgaaaattaggatgagcacccacggtcaaaacatttgttttccctcccgcgcagcgcctccacagatctggtgccctaggcgaacatctataatgccagtgcaacgggccggccctggtctcaggttacgctgtaggaagtgtaggtacaacgctacatttcccgccccgctgcagtcatgcagtacgctacggagagcggcgagaaacatttcctcaggaatcgaaaagcagaaccgaaattcacatttctaaatgatgccgttggaatcgaaatgttggaaccggttctcggtacccaaccctacacaTAAGTGATTTTAtgatgtaaaatgatgtgaaatgaatgataagtgcgacatgtCAGCGTCGTGGACTTATGTTGTGCGGCAttgttattaattaaagtaaccTTGCTTACCGCAAATGTTTTAAAAGTCAGCTCATTCTGAATATGATATTCATTGGGGTAAAGGCACATCATTAGTGTTTTATATTTTCCTGCAATAATGTGAATACAGGATAGAAAAAAACCTCACATTTTGTTAAAATTGGTGTTTTATTTAATCTTTCTCATTTAATCAACCACAGAActttcttgtttttgttttgctaCTTTATACTCCACTCCATCTCAGAAGGAAATATTATACTTTTGATTGAGTACCTAAGTTACTTTGCAGTTTCAGATTACTAATATGAAATATAATAAATGAATATTACAGACTAAACTACCTTATCTTTATATAAAGTATTTAACATGAGCTCCTTTATTACCAACTGCAAAATGAAAgtgatgaacacattaatgGATCCAAAATTATAACaaaattaaataatatatttataatactgcaaaataagtacttttacttttggtactttaagtatattttaaaggggaaaggaaacaccaattacagttataatattccggtagtttattcattttacaatggatattgatcgtaatatttattgtatatgatattactcaccaaaagaaaattaattatccgccggccgggtggggaattccgggaccaggccgccgccattaggggagtcccaaatggtgacgtcactggctgtgttttcgctccacctgaagtcaacacaacgtagcagatatggcagcgatggaggaattttgcaatgagatcgacgttttgaacgatgaatttgactattcgtcgggagatgacattgatgtggaagcatctacagttaccaggcatcccatggcctatgcttatgaaccgattcggtcgaatagagtggcatacgatccggaataaaaaaattaaaaaaacacaatgctaacagtgagcctctgaattagccccgagcgaaaatgctaacctattactgcaccgaaaatcactcctagctcccttattacttatcctagccgcacatccaacacatcgtttatgatcgcaaggagacacagaatctaacggtgcccacctcaacactgaacgatacaaactcgcgaggttatccacaaaaacgtacatcaaaacaagtggcgctaggtactaacatacgccaggctaacggcttaccttcctcattgtctggtctaaactggtcttcaatggcattacaacgataaaaacgatgatgtagttaatccataggttaatatccaatggggctgtgtcccctttgaaatgttctgataatctataagcaatacaactgcaattccgttatctgctgtctgctctgtgctccgtgcgctctgggtcctgcaataccatccatcaatagcaatactagcctttttagggctgttttcgacagatgagcgtgtgtatgccagtttaattagttgagctatagaacacccccaattctctattgtgcgtcataataatagctaccatttagtttggacgcgattgcgttaattaataaggtcacactgtgtcagtaaatacatgtgtgagctagtaatctggtagtgctgcaatatttacctctctctcggcagctgaagcaactcgtttggtggctcgaacttcacgtttgttgacactgtcattgtcttgcgcggccgacgtgctgggacggtcggtgttcccgactgcatacgttgagaaatcgaatattgtgggaacagatcctggcttcaaatccaatgttttgtattgaaccaggcatccagactggactttgagcagcttctcatcctttagtggcagcctatggaaatgtacttcttccttctttgtataaaatccatttgtgcagcctggggcaatacaataaactcctgacgacgaccgttttcttgtaatgtaaactactggtgcattgcacgccatgttgtttgttattgagctttggcccaggaagccgtacccaatcagtgacgtcactgggaaagtcccggagcaatggaagcgcccatggtcattaggcacatatttcaaaaagtaaattcgcgtatctcgatcgtttacattggaaatagactagataaatacatttcctaatggtaatattgtcgcatggaaagcagtttgaaaagtgtttccatttccctttaaatgTGAAATCTATTACTGACGCGTGTGGGTGTCTCAGTACTGCCCTCCACTGGACAGTTATATTACAATGATTTATAACATTAAAACACTGACGGGGAAATCTTACTGCAGTTTGTACTACAATACAAGCAGGATTTTAACCAGTACTGGAGTATTTTCCCAGTGTGCATATAGTACTCTCTCAGCAGTAATCTGATTACcaaaggtgggaagtaactaagtacatttaagtactgtacttaatgtacctttttaattttagtattatatttttttttttacctcgtctgtactgtcctgtttttcactctcactctgTTGCCGCTCTAAGCCCTGAATccccccacggggattaataaaggtccatcttatcttaagtacaactttgagatacttgtactttacttgagtcttttaatgttatgctacttctaccccactacaattcagaggtacattgtatgcttttactccactgcatttatttatacatttagttactttacagattttgattaatgtgaaatataaacaacacttaaatcagacttatgatcatgagtacttttacttttgactaaagtcttctactttgactcaagtacaatatctgagtacttcttccacctccgcTGATGACCTTCCTCCTTCTTAATGTTTCTCTGCAGGCTCTTCCAGCCGGCGCTCCTCAGCCTCGATGCTTCATCGCCTCCTCACGCTGCCGTCTCAGCTGCTGGACGAGGAGGAGGACGCCGCCAACGACACGCTGGTCGCTCTCACCATCGAGGGAGTCCACGACCTCCGAGAAGCCATCGAACAGCACCGCCTGTTGCCCCCACCCAAcagagaggaggacgaagaggaggaggaggaggaggaagaagaggaggaggaggaggacaaaGGGAGGAAGGTGAGTGAGGAAACGAGCATCTTTCAATGTTTCAAATATATCAAATGTTCCTTGTTTTATCAATTGTAAGTAAAGTAATGATTATATGTTTTGTAAGTTATGTTTTTGAGTATACAAACTtttaatattaaaaataaaatcatgaTAGTGTTGTGTAAATAATCCGGCACCTTTTTGAATGAAAGTTTGTAGTTTTaaactagttttttttttttcaactgcagaatgtgtttttattacttAATGCACTAAGCATGCACGCAGGAAGGAGGAACCTCCTAAAAACAGATATTTAAAAAACGAAAAACGTCCCCTTTCTTACCGATATGTGTGCCAGGAAAGAGGTTTGTTTTTAGTTTTCAAATAAAAGATACGCTTATTGTAGGTTCAttataacaaaatgtcatcccATACTGGATTTTATGTTTGGTGTCTTAATCAATTTGTTATCTCTGTCATTATTAATTTTAAGTTGTTATTATAAGTTGTTATTGGAGAAAGGATCAATATAACAGCTGACTTTTTCATGTGTctataatataatatttgttGCTGTATCCTATGTGAGCAGAAGAAGCGGCGGCGGGTTTGGTCGGAGTGTGAGGAGTGCGGCCGGAGGTTCAGCCGGATGTCTCTCCTGAAGGCGCACCGGCAGACGCACGCAGCGGAAAACACGGCCGCTGTCGACACGGTGTCCCCCGTGCCCACAAGCAACGCATCAGCGCTCCACTGCTCCACCTGCGGTAAGAGGTTCTCCTCCGCCACCCGCCTCCACAGCCACATCCGGGCCCAGCACCCCGGGACCCGGACCTGACCTCCAACAGAGTCCAACAAGAAGCTAAACAAACACCACAGCAGTATCCACAGAGCAGAACCAGAACCATGAAGGGAAACTCATCAGGATCCCACTCCAGAAcgctttgaaaaaaacaaacatgaccAAAGGGATAGACCGGTTTTACACTCTAAAGTACTTCTATTCTGAAATATGGAAGCCGACTCCAGGCCTTCTGGAGAGCACTTTATTATTGGAGCTGCAACTAAATTATTTATTCcactatttatttatatttcctGTATAGGTATAGTTACTGTATGAAATTacaaaaaactaaagtgaagaTGCTATCAACTGAAAGAaaagttatttttgtattactattttACAAATTGTTCAACATAATGAGAAAACATAAACTttcttttgattttttttcctAAAAGAGAGTTTAAAACAAAGTTGAGcaataatatttaatattaaaaCCCTCAAAAcgtaaattattattttaaaaagatTAAAAATCACCACAGATAAAGATTGAAAAGAACTCTAGTCTAAAATCTGTCTATCCCTTGTCCTTGGTACCCGACAACCATTTTAGAGCGTATGGAAGAAGGTCACATGATCGATGATCACCCAGGACCAGAAGGAGTCCAGGTCCAATCTCGGTTCTGCCTGGGATCCGGCTCCAGGTAGACATTACAAACACAGATTTATCAAGTTCAGGTGCTGACAAATCGCTTACTCAagctccatttttttttttgagtaTTCAGCTTCTTTCCACGTTGATCATTTTGAATGTACATTTTCAAGCCAACAAAACACTAAAAAAGCCCATAGACTCGACTCCCCCATCGGATTCAGTTTTTTAGCGATGGGGTCCGACAAGTAAACAAACAACTTTGCCAAAGAgggaaaatatttattttatttcagcaTTGCTATAAAATGCACTACTATCAAAAAAGGGGAAGTTAAAATTGAAGTGAATAGGTTTAAAGAAAACATGCTTTCTTATTTTAAAAAGGTAGAACATGTAGAGATTGTTCCCATTCTCTGCAACTAAAGGGAAATGTTCCTATTTCTAATTCCCCCGTTGAACTAATGTTATACGGGGGCTTTTATTTGGAAAATAGTTTGCTTATTTTCTCCAGGCTGCAATTAAAGAGTGTTTTAGATTAAACTAtttgaaaataatagttttaaaaaGGTTTTTCCCCTCATTTAACTTTCATTTAATCATTTGAAAAGTATATTAGGTAGAAAACAAATGTAAGTGGCTTTGTAAAAATTATTTTAACTCTTAACAAATGTTGAAAGCTGAATAGATTTGATAAA
Encoded proteins:
- the LOC117450958 gene encoding uncharacterized protein → MNGAVYISFFQGQLESVLEQVVQLAVQEISKTVGSSLNTLLLETAVKEQENRRLRLQVQTWESNQRNSSKNNGGSPVAGRNKTGRAAGDERADSGRTKPEQPQLYSPAGHGTETYLHTDTRRLEQRGRVVDQLKSVMEQVLDFALHELTKIVEASFDDLLLEITKMESEQQLLEERMDKGRGGAGGRRRGSENDSVSPSGSDDTQEELAEGPVSKETPQADDLGRPPVLSVAQDWVPILDKVFGQKWCSDVWQIKEMDGEGGAGTGRGLGEGRVEYAAPLSNRSVTLEPSPSSPQQDPRWTPLEDMEVFSPDEEAAGSQRDTSGPRHGHPHSPTGSSSRRSSASMLHRLLTLPSQLLDEEEDAANDTLVALTIEGVHDLREAIEQHRLLPPPNREEDEEEEEEEEEEEEEEDKGRKKKRRRVWSECEECGRRFSRMSLLKAHRQTHAAENTAAVDTVSPVPTSNASALHCSTCGKRFSSATRLHSHIRAQHPGTRT